The following coding sequences lie in one Verrucomicrobiia bacterium genomic window:
- a CDS encoding aldo/keto reductase: MDYVRLGKSGLKVSRVCLGCMSYGAPERGTHLWSLKEEESRPFIKRALELGINFFDTANVYSAGASEEITGRALRDFAKREEVVLATKVRGRMRPGPNGEGLSRKAIMMEMDASLKRLGVDYVDLYQIHRWDYDVPIEETLEALYDLVKAGKTRYIGASSMFAWQFCKALFLADQHGWTRFVSMQNHYNLLYREEEREMMNLCQTEGIGVIPWSPLARGRLTRPWEEKGSTERGGKDDFAKKLYGATEESDKLIVERVSQLARKRGVPQAQIALAWILHKPYITSPIIGATKMQHLDDAVAALGVKLSAEEIASLEEPYVPHAVVGFS; encoded by the coding sequence ATGGATTACGTGAGATTGGGAAAGAGCGGGTTGAAGGTTTCACGGGTGTGCCTTGGGTGCATGAGCTATGGCGCGCCGGAGCGTGGCACTCATCTTTGGTCGCTCAAGGAAGAAGAGAGCCGTCCCTTCATCAAGCGCGCCCTTGAATTGGGGATCAATTTTTTCGACACAGCGAATGTCTACTCGGCCGGCGCCAGCGAGGAGATAACGGGGCGCGCCTTGCGGGACTTCGCCAAGCGCGAGGAAGTGGTGCTGGCGACGAAGGTGCGCGGACGGATGCGGCCGGGGCCGAATGGCGAGGGGTTGTCGCGCAAGGCGATCATGATGGAAATGGATGCGAGCCTGAAGCGCCTCGGCGTGGATTACGTGGACCTTTACCAGATTCATCGATGGGACTACGACGTGCCGATTGAAGAAACCTTGGAAGCGTTGTATGACCTCGTCAAGGCCGGGAAGACGCGATATATCGGCGCGTCATCGATGTTCGCGTGGCAATTCTGCAAAGCACTCTTCCTGGCGGATCAGCATGGATGGACGCGTTTCGTTTCGATGCAGAACCATTACAATTTGTTGTACCGCGAAGAGGAACGCGAGATGATGAACTTGTGCCAGACGGAGGGAATTGGCGTCATCCCGTGGAGTCCGCTGGCGCGCGGACGGTTGACGCGGCCGTGGGAGGAAAAGGGGAGTACCGAACGTGGCGGGAAAGACGATTTTGCAAAGAAGCTCTACGGCGCAACGGAAGAGTCGGATAAGCTTATTGTAGAGCGAGTGAGTCAGCTCGCGCGCAAACGTGGCGTCCCGCAGGCGCAGATCGCTTTGGCGTGGATACTGCACAAGCCCTACATCACATCGCCTATCATTGGCGCGACGAAGATGCAGCATCTTGACGATGCAGTGGCGGCGTTGGGGGTGAAGCTTTCGGCGGAGGAGATTGCATCATTGGAGGAGCCGTACGTGCCGCATGCGGTGGTGGGATTCAGCTGA
- a CDS encoding NAD(P)-dependent oxidoreductase — protein sequence MSKIAVTGGSGKLGRACVKDLLAHGHQVFNVDRVAPAEGMCPLILADLADFGQTVDAFSHRPGENAERGNFDVIVHLAAIPAPHLFTDAVVFQNNTLSTYNVFAAAWRLGIKNIVWASSETVLGLPFETPPPYAPVDEEYAGRPETAYSLSKLMGEEMAKQFCRWDAEMKIIGLRFSNVMEPQDYERFADFQKNPTMRKWNLWGYIDARDGAQAIRKAVEAPLKGAEVFIIANADTVMPQSSAQLMAGSFPGVPIKGKIGTNDTLLSIEKAKRVLGYKPEFGWRK from the coding sequence ATGAGCAAGATTGCTGTCACCGGCGGAAGCGGGAAATTGGGACGAGCGTGTGTCAAAGATTTACTGGCGCATGGTCATCAGGTATTCAATGTGGATCGAGTGGCGCCCGCCGAAGGGATGTGTCCGCTCATTTTGGCGGACCTGGCGGATTTTGGGCAGACGGTTGATGCGTTCTCCCATCGGCCTGGAGAAAATGCAGAAAGAGGAAACTTTGACGTCATCGTGCATCTCGCGGCGATTCCTGCACCCCATCTTTTTACCGACGCGGTCGTTTTCCAGAACAACACGCTAAGCACGTACAACGTTTTTGCGGCGGCCTGGCGGTTGGGTATCAAGAACATCGTCTGGGCTTCGAGCGAGACCGTGCTCGGGTTGCCATTCGAAACGCCGCCGCCGTACGCGCCGGTGGATGAGGAATACGCGGGGCGGCCGGAGACGGCGTATTCGCTGTCGAAACTGATGGGCGAAGAGATGGCGAAGCAGTTTTGTCGATGGGACGCGGAGATGAAGATCATCGGTTTGCGGTTTTCTAACGTCATGGAGCCGCAGGACTACGAGCGATTTGCGGATTTTCAAAAGAACCCGACAATGCGCAAATGGAATTTGTGGGGGTACATCGATGCGCGTGATGGGGCGCAGGCAATTCGCAAGGCGGTGGAAGCGCCGTTGAAAGGCGCGGAGGTCTTTATCATCGCCAATGCGGACACAGTCATGCCGCAGTCGTCAGCGCAACTCATGGCGGGTTCATTTCCAGGCGTGCCGATCAAAGGGAAGATTGGAACGAATGACACGCTGCTTTCGATTGAGAAGGCGAAACGAGTTTTGGGGTACAAACCCGAGTTTGGTTGGCGCAAGTAG